The proteins below come from a single Thermotoga sp. KOL6 genomic window:
- the pnp gene encoding polyribonucleotide nucleotidyltransferase: MKEWRREILGKELVVQYGKVAKQSSGSALVRFGDTVVLATANISDKVIEGIDFVPLTVEFQERFYAAGKIPGGFIKREGKPSESAILSARLIDRPIRPLFPKKLRNEVQVVVTVLSADPNVPPDVVGIFAASLALNFSKVPFEGIVAGIRIGYKDGQFIALPSEEEVEQGSMDITVAGTKDAVTMVEGETKEISEEDMVKALRFAHSVIKELVAFQEEILAGFNVEKLVVEEPEPPEGLVEVFNSLLSKEEIEKRILVKAKKEREKALKEYEETLLNQIAETLSVTDPEEIKPFVSDLYEEAVKKTMRRMIVEKGIRADGRKPTEIRPITCEVGLFPRTHGSALFTRGETQSLGIVTLGAPMDVQIIDTLLEEGVKRFMLHYNFPPFCTGEVKPLRGPSRREIGHGHLAERALKNVLPPEEEFPYTIRVVSEILESNGSSSMATVCSGSLALMDAGVPIKKHVAGIAMGLILEEDAEVILTDIIGMEDHYGDMDFKVAGTRDGITAFQMDCKVSGVSDELLMKALMQAREARMYILDKMYETISSPRPHLSKYAPIIKVTKIDPEKVADVIGPGGRVIKKIIKDYDVKVEIDDETGLVKVVGSSEENVDKAISLIREIAKEIEVGEILEGKITRIEPYGLFIEVRPGKIGLLHQSKVGEDMKQFLKKVKVGDTIKVQVINIDDLGRLQFKRVREEEKTLHGESHNKRR; this comes from the coding sequence ATGAAAGAATGGCGAAGAGAGATTTTGGGAAAAGAACTCGTGGTGCAATATGGGAAAGTAGCAAAACAATCCAGTGGTTCTGCTCTTGTCAGATTCGGAGACACGGTTGTTTTAGCAACTGCCAATATTTCTGACAAAGTGATCGAAGGTATAGATTTCGTCCCACTGACCGTTGAATTTCAAGAAAGATTTTATGCAGCTGGAAAGATCCCCGGAGGTTTTATAAAAAGAGAAGGGAAACCTAGCGAATCTGCAATACTTTCTGCCCGATTGATCGACAGGCCGATCCGACCTTTGTTTCCCAAGAAACTCAGAAATGAAGTGCAAGTGGTTGTAACCGTCCTGTCAGCAGATCCAAACGTTCCGCCCGATGTGGTTGGGATATTTGCTGCTTCGCTCGCTTTGAATTTTTCCAAAGTTCCTTTCGAAGGAATCGTCGCCGGAATAAGAATAGGATACAAAGATGGTCAATTCATAGCATTGCCAAGTGAGGAAGAAGTCGAACAGGGATCAATGGATATCACGGTTGCCGGCACAAAAGATGCAGTTACTATGGTTGAAGGAGAAACCAAAGAAATTTCTGAAGAAGATATGGTCAAAGCATTGCGATTTGCACATTCAGTCATAAAAGAACTTGTCGCCTTTCAAGAAGAGATACTCGCAGGGTTCAACGTCGAAAAACTAGTTGTTGAAGAACCTGAACCTCCGGAAGGGCTTGTTGAAGTGTTCAACAGTCTTCTGAGTAAAGAAGAGATCGAAAAAAGGATTCTTGTGAAAGCAAAAAAAGAAAGGGAAAAAGCATTGAAAGAGTACGAAGAGACTCTCCTAAATCAAATTGCGGAGACATTGTCAGTAACAGATCCAGAGGAAATAAAACCATTCGTCTCGGATCTCTATGAGGAAGCGGTTAAGAAGACAATGAGAAGGATGATTGTGGAAAAAGGAATTAGAGCTGACGGAAGAAAGCCAACGGAAATCAGACCGATAACTTGTGAGGTGGGTCTCTTCCCGAGGACTCATGGTTCAGCTTTGTTCACAAGGGGAGAAACGCAGAGTCTGGGAATTGTAACCCTTGGCGCTCCAATGGATGTACAGATAATCGATACACTCCTCGAAGAGGGTGTGAAAAGGTTTATGCTCCACTACAACTTTCCACCATTTTGTACAGGTGAAGTCAAACCATTGAGGGGACCGAGTAGAAGGGAAATCGGCCACGGTCATTTGGCGGAAAGAGCACTGAAAAACGTGCTTCCCCCAGAGGAAGAGTTTCCCTACACCATAAGAGTTGTGTCCGAAATTCTCGAATCAAACGGATCCTCCTCGATGGCAACGGTATGCTCCGGTTCCCTTGCACTCATGGACGCGGGGGTTCCGATTAAAAAACATGTAGCAGGAATAGCAATGGGACTCATTCTCGAAGAAGATGCAGAAGTCATCCTCACAGATATCATTGGTATGGAAGATCATTACGGTGACATGGATTTCAAAGTGGCAGGAACAAGAGACGGAATCACCGCTTTCCAGATGGATTGCAAAGTCTCAGGTGTTTCCGATGAACTTTTGATGAAAGCACTCATGCAAGCTCGTGAAGCAAGAATGTACATACTCGATAAGATGTACGAAACGATATCTTCTCCAAGGCCTCACCTTTCTAAGTACGCACCGATAATAAAAGTTACTAAGATAGATCCAGAAAAAGTGGCAGACGTCATAGGACCTGGCGGCCGAGTTATAAAGAAGATCATAAAAGATTACGATGTGAAAGTGGAAATCGACGATGAGACCGGTTTGGTAAAAGTTGTTGGAAGTTCAGAAGAAAACGTTGATAAAGCCATATCCCTCATAAGGGAAATAGCGAAAGAAATCGAAGTAGGTGAGATTTTAGAAGGGAAGATCACGAGAATAGAACCTTATGGGTTGTTTATAGAGGTACGACCTGGTAAAATTGGACTGCTTCATCAAAGTAAAGTTGGAGAAGATATGAAGCAATTCTTGAAAAAAGTCAAAGTGGGTGATACGATAAAAGTACAAGTTATCAATATAGACGATCTCGGTAGATTGCAGTTCAAACGCGTTAGAGAGGAGGAAAAAACACTCCATGGAGAGTCACACAATAAACGGCGTTGA
- a CDS encoding pitrilysin family protein has protein sequence MESHTINGVEVFIIPFDKARTVSCAFLIKKGSVHEPDELAGISHFIEHMAFRGTKNYDHFSLKYTVEVVGGNLNAFTDKLVTAYYAKVPEFHLEKTANVLKEITFHPIFSPEDTEIERKIILEEYKMSQDDPTSKLFDTLIETVWPGAYGRPVIGREETIKRISAEDLRKYHRRNYNLSNTKIVLAGKVNNDSLKILERELKNVRKGRKEKAQPSSPVFRYTDPKYIPRNDLEQVHIAVAKPVCGRNERDFYSLLVLNTALGSGMSSILFHEIREKEGFVYEIFSQFYTLKETGVLLIYAALSPEKIDEFMQKLREILSKEELFMRNFDYGKMRYLGKLEMITDNPSGVMSFVIDNVTHDSTETLEERVEKIKSVSLGDYRKAFERFITGKWSVFGIGPDSGKILERYNLIV, from the coding sequence ATGGAGAGTCACACAATAAACGGCGTTGAAGTTTTTATCATTCCATTCGACAAGGCGCGGACTGTTTCCTGCGCCTTTTTAATTAAAAAAGGGTCAGTTCATGAACCTGACGAACTCGCAGGAATATCTCACTTCATAGAGCACATGGCATTTAGGGGAACAAAAAATTATGACCATTTTTCTTTGAAATATACAGTGGAAGTGGTGGGAGGTAATCTGAACGCATTTACAGATAAACTCGTGACCGCTTACTACGCCAAAGTTCCAGAGTTTCATCTCGAAAAGACCGCAAATGTTTTGAAAGAGATCACGTTTCATCCCATCTTTTCTCCGGAGGACACGGAGATAGAAAGAAAAATCATACTCGAAGAATACAAAATGTCTCAAGACGATCCTACCAGTAAGTTGTTTGATACTCTAATAGAGACTGTTTGGCCAGGAGCGTACGGCAGGCCGGTTATAGGGCGTGAGGAGACAATAAAGAGGATTTCTGCGGAAGATCTCAGGAAATATCATCGAAGAAACTACAATCTTTCGAATACAAAGATTGTCCTCGCCGGGAAAGTTAATAACGATTCCTTGAAAATCCTTGAAAGGGAATTGAAAAATGTGAGAAAAGGTAGGAAAGAAAAAGCACAACCATCTTCTCCTGTTTTCCGTTACACCGATCCTAAATACATTCCGAGGAACGATTTGGAACAAGTGCACATTGCCGTCGCGAAGCCTGTCTGTGGCAGGAACGAAAGAGATTTTTATTCTCTCTTGGTTTTGAATACCGCTTTGGGAAGTGGGATGAGTTCCATTCTTTTCCACGAAATAAGAGAAAAAGAAGGTTTCGTTTATGAAATATTTTCTCAATTTTACACCTTGAAGGAAACAGGAGTTCTTCTCATTTATGCTGCCCTTTCTCCGGAGAAGATCGACGAATTTATGCAGAAGTTGAGGGAGATTTTATCTAAAGAGGAGCTTTTCATGAGAAACTTCGATTATGGAAAAATGAGATACCTTGGAAAGCTCGAAATGATAACAGATAATCCATCAGGAGTGATGAGTTTTGTGATCGACAATGTAACACACGATTCCACCGAAACTCTCGAAGAAAGAGTAGAGAAAATAAAATCCGTTTCACTAGGAGATTACAGGAAGGCTTTCGAACGGTTCATCACGGGAAAGTGGAGTGTATTTGGAATAGGGCCCGATTCCGGAAAAATCCTGGAAAGATACAATTTGATAGTTTAA
- the guaB gene encoding IMP dehydrogenase, which yields MKEALTFDDVLLVPQYSEVLPKEVKIDTRLTRQLRINIPLVSAAMDTVTEASLAKALAREGGIGIIHKNLTPDEQAHQVSIVKKTENGIIYDPITVTPDMTVKEAVELMAEYKIGGLPVVDESGKLVGLLTNRDIRFERNLSKKIKDLMTPREKLIVASPDISLEKAKDILHEHRIEKLPLVSKEEKLVGLITIKDILSVIEHPNAARDNKGRLLVGAAVGTGPDTMERIEKLVKADVDVIVIDTAHGHSKRVIETLEMIKANYPDLPVIAGNVATAEGTEALIEAGADAVKVGVGPGSICTTRVVAGVGVPQLTAIMECSEVAKKYNIPIIADGGIRYSGDIVKALAAGAESVMVGSIFAGTEEAPGETILYQGRKYKAYRGMGSLGAMKSGSADRYGQEGENKFVPEGIEGMVPYKGTVKDVVHQLVGGLKAGMGYVGAKNIKELQEKAVFVKITPAGVKESHPHDIIITKEAPNYWIQT from the coding sequence ATGAAAGAGGCACTAACTTTTGATGACGTTCTTTTAGTTCCTCAGTACAGCGAAGTGCTCCCAAAAGAGGTGAAGATAGATACTAGACTCACCAGACAACTTCGAATAAACATTCCACTTGTGAGTGCCGCGATGGATACTGTTACTGAAGCCTCTCTCGCGAAGGCTTTGGCGAGAGAAGGAGGAATAGGTATCATTCACAAAAATCTCACACCCGATGAGCAGGCTCATCAGGTTTCTATAGTAAAAAAGACAGAAAACGGGATCATTTACGATCCCATAACGGTAACACCTGATATGACAGTGAAAGAAGCGGTTGAGTTGATGGCCGAATATAAAATAGGGGGGTTACCTGTCGTCGATGAGAGTGGAAAGCTTGTCGGACTGCTTACGAACAGGGATATAAGGTTCGAGAGAAATCTTTCGAAAAAGATCAAAGACTTGATGACCCCCCGCGAAAAACTTATCGTGGCTTCTCCAGATATTTCTCTTGAAAAAGCGAAGGACATTTTACATGAACACAGAATTGAGAAACTTCCTCTGGTTTCGAAAGAAGAGAAGCTTGTTGGATTGATCACAATAAAAGACATTCTCAGTGTTATTGAGCATCCCAACGCTGCCCGGGACAACAAAGGGAGACTTCTCGTCGGTGCGGCCGTAGGAACGGGTCCAGATACTATGGAAAGAATTGAGAAGCTTGTTAAAGCGGATGTAGACGTGATAGTCATTGATACCGCACACGGTCATTCCAAGAGAGTCATAGAAACACTCGAAATGATAAAAGCAAATTACCCGGATCTTCCTGTGATCGCAGGAAACGTTGCCACTGCGGAAGGAACGGAAGCGTTGATAGAAGCAGGAGCAGATGCTGTGAAAGTTGGTGTCGGTCCAGGTTCCATTTGTACTACAAGAGTAGTGGCGGGAGTTGGTGTTCCACAGCTCACAGCTATCATGGAATGCTCCGAAGTAGCAAAGAAGTATAATATTCCAATAATAGCAGATGGTGGCATTCGATACTCTGGTGACATAGTCAAAGCTTTGGCTGCTGGTGCCGAGAGTGTTATGGTAGGGAGCATATTCGCTGGAACGGAAGAAGCTCCCGGTGAGACTATCTTGTATCAGGGAAGGAAGTACAAAGCGTACAGGGGAATGGGAAGTCTCGGAGCAATGAAATCTGGAAGTGCCGACAGATACGGACAGGAAGGAGAGAATAAATTTGTTCCCGAGGGAATAGAGGGGATGGTTCCTTACAAAGGCACCGTAAAAGATGTGGTCCACCAACTCGTAGGAGGTCTAAAAGCTGGTATGGGTTATGTAGGCGCAAAAAACATAAAAGAACTTCAGGAAAAAGCTGTTTTCGTTAAGATAACACCAGCAGGTGTGAAAGAGAGCCATCCACACGATATAATCATCACCAAAGAGGCTCCGAACTATTGGATTCAAACTTGA
- a CDS encoding lipopolysaccharide assembly protein LapB, protein MVFLFFLAFSLLFATSLDKIKNISRENLDKAIDMFLDYVKGHPKDPDIEKVGEFLFAKKHLVEKYPFLAKEIVSEDLKGFLKKLKTFPKTFSSKETKLLEKIFPDLKSFIEDLQSVEDILIYPSFWKLGIPLRIKDPESFVSKLIERFFEDPFLLSYEFITALSKIENSKELGEKIVSNVEKMPLQEKNYPYMLRLFEIARMLGYNRPSDLEEELRNYFLLSAKLSASSSPKELEELVTEYEKLTIPKEELRKKLLVFSSKVKRENSEDHRYYYLLILFLPFLFFFSSRFRAQIYRIFGAKKRAASLYLKLLQKYPENVKLRLKLAHLYEELGMHEEAMKEYEIIKKLSQV, encoded by the coding sequence GTGGTTTTTCTCTTTTTTCTTGCTTTTTCTCTTCTTTTTGCCACTTCTCTTGATAAAATAAAGAACATCTCGAGAGAAAATCTTGATAAAGCTATCGATATGTTTCTTGATTATGTGAAGGGACATCCAAAAGATCCGGATATCGAAAAGGTGGGGGAGTTTCTGTTTGCTAAGAAACACTTGGTGGAGAAGTATCCTTTTCTAGCCAAAGAGATCGTTTCGGAGGATCTAAAAGGTTTCCTGAAAAAGTTAAAAACTTTTCCCAAAACATTTTCATCGAAAGAAACGAAGTTGCTAGAAAAGATTTTCCCGGATCTCAAATCGTTCATAGAAGATCTTCAAAGTGTAGAAGATATCTTGATTTATCCTTCTTTTTGGAAATTGGGGATTCCTCTCAGAATAAAAGATCCTGAATCGTTCGTTTCAAAACTCATCGAGAGGTTTTTTGAGGATCCTTTTTTGCTTTCCTATGAATTCATAACAGCACTTTCTAAGATTGAAAATTCGAAAGAATTGGGAGAGAAAATTGTTTCTAACGTTGAGAAAATGCCCTTGCAAGAGAAAAACTATCCTTATATGTTAAGACTTTTTGAAATAGCCAGGATGCTAGGTTACAATCGACCAAGTGATTTGGAAGAAGAACTCAGGAATTATTTTCTTCTCTCCGCGAAATTATCAGCTTCGTCATCTCCTAAAGAGTTGGAAGAACTCGTCACTGAATATGAAAAGTTAACTATTCCCAAAGAGGAACTCAGAAAAAAACTGCTTGTCTTCTCCTCAAAAGTTAAAAGGGAAAATAGTGAAGATCATCGTTATTATTATCTTTTGATACTTTTTCTGCCTTTCTTGTTCTTTTTTTCCTCTCGTTTCAGAGCACAGATATATAGAATTTTCGGTGCAAAAAAAAGAGCAGCTTCTCTTTATCTGAAGCTGCTCCAAAAGTATCCTGAAAACGTAAAACTCAGACTCAAACTTGCTCATCTTTATGAAGAGCTCGGTATGCACGAGGAAGCGATGAAAGAATACGAAATCATAAAAAAGCTTTCTCAAGTTTGA
- a CDS encoding AI-2E family transporter, translating into MIAFKKILEDKAFFFTTLYILIAFVIFKLFPDVFMVTTMMMFFTLLLDPVVRFLERIKFGRHFSRVIALLLFFFVMIYSLYVIIPPVFNEFGNFIEFITGVFENKVWKDYIKSPALIPVFDKIMSFLEPKLNDLLNYVFSLATTNFLSVTTVIVFTLFGLGYALFYTREIADFFIMIYPKSARTEAKNFLLSVYSSMGRYIRVIFINALIIGVSYWIVFEIFDLKYSAIISLWAFVTNFIPIVGVVLEYVPVLLFSLTLGLKGFLLIVLFAIIIHAVAFVVFIQMMKGLEKLNPVYIILSILFFGKLFGMFGSFVGVPLALFFKVFWRKFLEPLLETG; encoded by the coding sequence TTGATAGCTTTCAAAAAGATACTCGAAGATAAAGCATTTTTCTTCACCACGCTTTATATTTTGATAGCTTTCGTAATATTCAAGTTGTTTCCAGACGTGTTCATGGTCACTACCATGATGATGTTCTTTACTCTATTGTTAGATCCAGTGGTTCGTTTCCTAGAGAGAATAAAGTTTGGGAGGCATTTCTCTCGAGTAATAGCTCTTCTTCTGTTCTTTTTCGTCATGATCTACTCTTTGTACGTTATAATTCCGCCTGTTTTCAACGAATTCGGGAACTTCATTGAATTCATAACGGGAGTCTTCGAAAATAAAGTTTGGAAGGATTACATAAAATCCCCTGCGTTGATACCTGTTTTCGACAAAATAATGTCATTTTTAGAACCAAAACTCAACGATCTTTTAAACTACGTCTTCTCACTTGCGACCACTAATTTTCTTTCCGTTACCACCGTGATCGTTTTCACACTTTTTGGATTGGGGTACGCTCTGTTTTACACGCGAGAAATCGCGGATTTTTTCATTATGATTTACCCAAAAAGCGCCAGGACGGAAGCGAAAAATTTCTTGTTAAGTGTCTACAGTAGCATGGGAAGATACATAAGAGTTATATTTATAAACGCCCTCATCATCGGAGTTTCCTATTGGATAGTGTTTGAGATTTTTGATTTGAAATACAGTGCCATTATCAGTCTTTGGGCGTTTGTGACGAATTTCATACCAATTGTTGGAGTAGTTCTCGAATACGTTCCCGTTCTGCTTTTTTCACTCACACTTGGTTTGAAAGGTTTCCTTTTGATAGTGCTTTTTGCCATCATCATTCATGCAGTCGCGTTTGTCGTTTTCATTCAAATGATGAAAGGACTGGAGAAATTGAATCCTGTTTACATAATCCTTTCTATCTTGTTCTTTGGGAAACTTTTTGGTATGTTTGGATCCTTTGTAGGAGTTCCTTTGGCACTATTTTTCAAAGTTTTTTGGAGGAAATTTCTTGAACCCCTTTTGGAGACGGGGTGA
- a CDS encoding alpha/beta hydrolase produces the protein MNVQKHGENWKGTVVIVHGLGEHSGRYKRLVREFVSEGVQVITFDLPGHGKAPGKRGHTPFEEVFKVLQDITRNLEKYVLFGHSLGGLLSARYVQTFQPGNLKGLILSAPALSLPDHPSPFLVMFVRFFSLFVPFLTMSNNIDPNDLSRNKEAVEAYIKDPLVHDRISFKLASDMLTHMKKVYRDAEKIKVPVLILHGTDDRVVSFEGSKRFYEALKTEKDLVAFPGGYHELFEDPEHHKEFYRKIVEWSLEKLGRE, from the coding sequence ATGAACGTGCAAAAGCACGGTGAAAATTGGAAAGGAACCGTTGTGATAGTTCACGGTCTCGGGGAACACTCAGGGAGATATAAAAGACTTGTAAGGGAGTTCGTATCAGAGGGAGTTCAGGTGATAACGTTCGATCTTCCGGGGCATGGAAAAGCACCTGGAAAACGAGGTCATACTCCTTTCGAAGAGGTTTTCAAGGTGCTCCAAGATATAACCCGCAATCTCGAAAAGTACGTTCTTTTTGGGCACAGTCTTGGGGGGTTATTGAGTGCGAGGTATGTTCAGACTTTTCAGCCTGGTAATTTGAAGGGGTTAATCCTGTCTGCCCCCGCACTCTCTCTTCCAGACCACCCCTCACCTTTTCTTGTGATGTTTGTCAGGTTTTTCTCTCTTTTTGTCCCATTTCTCACGATGAGCAACAACATAGATCCGAACGATCTTTCTCGGAACAAAGAAGCAGTGGAGGCTTACATAAAGGATCCTCTTGTACACGATAGAATTTCTTTCAAGCTGGCGTCGGATATGTTAACCCATATGAAGAAGGTGTACCGCGATGCAGAAAAGATAAAAGTTCCTGTGCTTATACTTCACGGAACGGACGACAGAGTGGTATCTTTCGAAGGGAGTAAAAGGTTTTACGAAGCTTTAAAGACTGAAAAAGATCTAGTGGCATTTCCAGGAGGTTATCACGAATTGTTTGAAGATCCAGAGCATCACAAAGAGTTCTATCGAAAGATCGTAGAATGGAGTCTTGAAAAACTCGGGAGGGAATAA
- the gltX gene encoding glutamate--tRNA ligase, translated as MVRVRFAPSPTGFLHVGGARTALFNFLLARKEKGKFILRIEDTDVERSEREYEENLMDSLRWLGLNWDEGPDVGGDYGPYRQSERAEIYRKYANKLVDEGKAYFVYAYPEEIEKIREKLLSEGKPPHYSQDMFGEYNTPDRRREYSEKGLSPAIFFKMPQKDYKLNDVVKGEIIFKRGSIGDFVIMRSNGLPTYNFACVVDDMLMEITHVIRGDDHLSNTLRQLAIYEAFGVQPPIFAHVSTILGPDGKKLSKRHGATSVEAFREMGYLSEAMVNYLALLGWSHPEGKEILSLEDLISAFSLDRLSPNPAIFDPQKLKWMNGYYLRNLPIEKVVSLAKPFFERKGIIVEDEEFLKRVIEITRERAETLADLPEEAIFFFRDPEVMSVPERLKPVFASLKEEIKNVEWNMNEIVKVFKKVMKQSDVKPKEFYMTLRRILTGKDEGPELVNVIPLLGKNVFMRRLEKALGG; from the coding sequence TTGGTAAGAGTTAGATTTGCACCGAGTCCCACAGGATTTCTTCACGTTGGAGGGGCAAGAACTGCTTTGTTCAACTTTCTTCTTGCGAGAAAAGAGAAGGGAAAGTTCATTTTGAGAATAGAAGATACCGATGTTGAAAGATCGGAAAGAGAATACGAAGAAAATCTTATGGATTCCCTCAGATGGCTCGGACTGAATTGGGACGAGGGGCCCGATGTGGGAGGTGATTACGGCCCTTATCGTCAGAGTGAAAGAGCCGAAATTTATAGGAAGTACGCAAATAAATTGGTTGACGAGGGAAAGGCATATTTCGTTTACGCCTATCCTGAGGAAATAGAGAAAATTAGGGAAAAGCTTCTTTCAGAGGGAAAGCCACCTCACTACTCCCAAGACATGTTTGGAGAGTACAACACTCCCGACAGAAGAAGGGAATACAGTGAAAAAGGGTTATCACCCGCAATCTTTTTCAAGATGCCTCAGAAAGATTACAAATTAAACGATGTCGTAAAAGGAGAGATCATCTTTAAAAGGGGATCTATTGGAGATTTTGTGATAATGAGAAGTAACGGGCTTCCCACCTATAATTTCGCGTGTGTGGTGGATGATATGCTTATGGAAATCACACACGTTATCAGAGGAGACGACCACCTTTCCAATACGTTGCGACAACTGGCGATTTATGAGGCTTTCGGTGTACAACCTCCTATTTTTGCTCACGTTTCCACCATACTCGGACCCGACGGGAAAAAATTGAGTAAAAGACACGGCGCCACCTCGGTAGAAGCTTTCAGAGAGATGGGGTACCTCTCTGAGGCGATGGTGAACTATCTTGCACTCTTAGGATGGTCACATCCAGAAGGAAAGGAAATTCTGAGCTTGGAAGATCTGATTTCCGCCTTTTCTCTTGATAGGCTCAGCCCCAATCCGGCTATTTTCGATCCACAGAAATTGAAGTGGATGAACGGATATTATTTGAGAAATCTGCCGATAGAAAAGGTGGTGTCACTCGCAAAACCCTTTTTCGAGAGGAAAGGGATAATTGTAGAAGATGAAGAGTTTTTAAAAAGAGTGATCGAGATCACAAGGGAAAGGGCCGAAACACTAGCGGATTTACCTGAAGAAGCGATCTTTTTCTTCAGAGATCCTGAAGTCATGTCCGTTCCTGAAAGGCTCAAACCCGTCTTCGCTTCTCTCAAAGAAGAAATTAAAAACGTTGAATGGAACATGAACGAGATCGTAAAAGTTTTTAAAAAAGTTATGAAGCAAAGTGATGTGAAACCCAAAGAGTTTTATATGACATTGAGGAGGATCCTAACAGGAAAGGACGAGGGACCCGAACTCGTTAATGTGATTCCGTTGCTCGGCAAAAATGTTTTTATGAGAAGGCTAGAAAAGGCGTTGGGGGGATGA
- a CDS encoding PHP domain-containing protein: MRADLHIHTCLSPCADLLMIPPVVEKASSKVEILGVVDHNSARNSPSFMKMKKIVVPGIEIQTVEDVHLLALFSRVEDALMVTEIVYEHLPRIKHDHEKLGYQLLVDEKGNYIGYEDVPLGFPTDFTISRAVDLILSFKGLPVYAHVEKRFGVLYQLGFFPDLEVTVAEVVSKEGKKKAEEKRYRVIVTSDAHFPSDIGKRYIDLYDHPNSPEDVIKGILLGDYTLGGGLDW; this comes from the coding sequence ATGAGGGCAGATTTGCATATTCACACATGTTTGTCACCATGTGCTGACCTTTTAATGATACCTCCGGTGGTGGAGAAAGCTTCGTCTAAGGTTGAGATATTGGGTGTGGTTGATCACAACAGTGCAAGAAACTCACCATCTTTCATGAAGATGAAAAAGATCGTGGTTCCTGGCATCGAGATTCAAACCGTTGAGGATGTACATTTGTTAGCGCTTTTTTCAAGAGTAGAGGATGCCCTCATGGTTACAGAGATAGTTTATGAGCATCTTCCCCGAATTAAACATGATCATGAAAAATTGGGATACCAACTTCTTGTTGATGAAAAGGGCAATTACATAGGTTATGAGGATGTTCCTTTAGGATTTCCAACAGATTTCACAATTTCCCGAGCTGTAGATCTAATTCTGTCTTTTAAAGGACTTCCGGTTTACGCACATGTTGAGAAGAGGTTCGGTGTTTTGTACCAACTCGGGTTCTTTCCAGACCTTGAGGTTACGGTGGCAGAGGTCGTGAGCAAGGAGGGGAAAAAGAAAGCTGAGGAGAAAAGGTATAGAGTGATCGTCACATCGGATGCACACTTTCCGTCGGATATAGGAAAAAGATACATAGATCTCTATGATCATCCTAATTCCCCGGAAGATGTTATAAAAGGAATTCTTTTGGGCGATTACACGTTAGGAGGTGGCTTGGATTGGTAA
- a CDS encoding DRTGG domain-containing protein, which produces MKIGEIVEKLNLEHVCGDLSTEVEHGFTCDLLSEVLGKAQPSTLWITVQSHVNIVAVATVVGIKGIVLCDGHEYEKETVEKAKENGIVLLRTEENSFVVSGRVYELGLR; this is translated from the coding sequence GTGAAAATAGGGGAGATAGTGGAGAAATTGAACCTTGAACACGTGTGTGGAGACCTGAGCACCGAAGTGGAACACGGTTTCACCTGCGATCTTTTGAGCGAAGTTCTGGGTAAAGCGCAACCTTCCACTTTGTGGATCACAGTCCAATCTCATGTTAACATCGTTGCCGTTGCAACAGTTGTGGGAATAAAAGGGATCGTTCTTTGTGATGGACACGAGTATGAAAAAGAGACGGTGGAAAAGGCCAAAGAAAATGGGATTGTTCTTTTGAGGACTGAAGAGAACTCTTTTGTGGTATCTGGAAGGGTGTACGAGTTGGGGTTGAGATGA